A stretch of the Rhizomicrobium sp. genome encodes the following:
- a CDS encoding PAS domain-containing protein translates to MPAPNVITLATGVPESASGIIALDAIESPILRQGVDYWRRLKGARTYPTRADLTPRDLSPLLRNIVLLRLVDGGADYEYRIVGDAHVISHGFTMQGLKVSDVDKFSPGYGPVLRSLYDRAVRRREIYAFRGWLERGDKHKQYIYSESVFMPMGPDEATIDHVLNFSVYTPRDSFDG, encoded by the coding sequence GTGCCCGCACCGAACGTCATAACGCTCGCAACTGGCGTCCCGGAAAGCGCATCCGGGATCATAGCGCTGGACGCGATCGAAAGTCCCATCCTTCGCCAGGGCGTCGACTATTGGCGCCGGCTCAAGGGCGCCCGCACCTATCCGACCCGCGCCGACCTCACGCCGCGCGATCTCTCGCCGCTGCTGCGCAACATCGTGCTGCTGCGCCTGGTCGACGGCGGCGCCGACTATGAGTATCGCATCGTGGGCGACGCCCATGTCATCAGCCATGGCTTCACCATGCAGGGGCTGAAGGTCAGCGACGTCGACAAATTCTCGCCGGGCTACGGCCCGGTGCTGCGGAGCCTGTACGACCGCGCCGTGCGCCGCCGCGAGATCTATGCCTTCCGCGGCTGGCTGGAGCGCGGCGACAAGCACAAGCAATACATCTACAGCGAGAGCGTCTTCATGCCGATGGGCCCGGACGAGGCGACGATCGACCATGTGCTGAATTTCTCGGTCTACACCCCGCGCGACAGCTTCGACGGCTGA
- a CDS encoding ABC-2 family transporter protein: MRSTTQTARAEAPAGAALAAAFSAFALGLRRNFANWPILMGRALFYLVAMAVLSGLWDKVAAQRLAGTLATTLPSGGLTLYFGTTEWIALSVAAIHLRLEDDIRLGLLEPHLLRPKSYLLQKIAESFGDSFGRLIGIGTAALVALALSGRALPPPAAFGYAAILGVFATMIGVLLFTVVGLAAFWVRRVLPPYLIVQKATFLLGGLFAPITLYPGWLYRWAAVTPFAANLFVAGNQMIAPSAAAFAASLALQLIWLALLSGLIALLWHAGLKKILREGL; this comes from the coding sequence GTGCGATCTACGACGCAAACGGCGCGCGCTGAGGCGCCGGCCGGCGCCGCGCTTGCAGCGGCGTTCTCGGCCTTCGCATTGGGCCTGCGGCGCAATTTCGCGAACTGGCCGATCCTGATGGGCCGCGCGCTGTTCTATCTCGTCGCGATGGCCGTGCTGTCGGGGCTGTGGGACAAGGTCGCGGCGCAGCGCCTGGCCGGGACGCTCGCGACCACGCTGCCGTCCGGCGGCCTCACCCTCTATTTCGGAACGACGGAGTGGATCGCGCTGTCGGTGGCCGCGATCCATCTGCGCCTGGAAGACGACATCCGCCTCGGCCTGCTGGAGCCGCATCTGCTGCGGCCCAAATCCTATCTGCTGCAGAAGATCGCGGAATCGTTCGGCGACTCGTTCGGCCGCCTGATCGGGATCGGCACCGCGGCGCTCGTTGCGCTCGCGCTGTCGGGCCGCGCCCTGCCGCCGCCCGCCGCCTTCGGCTATGCCGCCATCCTCGGCGTGTTCGCGACCATGATCGGCGTGCTGCTCTTCACGGTCGTCGGCCTCGCGGCGTTCTGGGTGCGCCGCGTCCTGCCGCCCTATCTGATCGTGCAGAAGGCGACTTTCCTGCTCGGCGGTCTGTTCGCGCCCATCACCCTGTATCCCGGCTGGCTCTATCGCTGGGCGGCGGTGACGCCCTTCGCGGCGAACCTGTTCGTCGCCGGCAACCAGATGATCGCGCCGTCCGCCGCCGCCTTCGCGGCGTCCCTCGCGTTGCAGCTGATCTGGCTCGCGCTCCTGAGCGGGCTGATCGCGCTGCTCTGGCACGCGGGCCTGAAGAAGATCCTCCGGGAGGGGCTGTAG
- a CDS encoding PAS domain-containing protein encodes MAMQGAPKLDVAPWRVPPPHTLEMQAAPEQSSVTAVALDALDNAATRTAANYWRMLRGSRGLPARSALSPKDMRALLRNIVLLRVIDGGADYEYRIVGDDFVWAYGLRFRGMRLTQIERADPGHGARMRELYEHVRVTAEPLGLQGWIGRDRPNSLFVYYESVLLPFADDGRTVDHVLVCAFHVPKAPE; translated from the coding sequence ATGGCGATGCAGGGGGCACCGAAACTGGACGTGGCGCCGTGGCGCGTCCCGCCGCCGCACACGCTGGAGATGCAGGCGGCGCCCGAGCAATCCTCGGTGACGGCGGTGGCGCTCGACGCGCTCGACAACGCGGCGACGCGCACGGCGGCGAACTATTGGCGCATGCTGCGCGGAAGTCGCGGGCTCCCGGCGCGCAGCGCTTTGAGCCCGAAGGACATGCGCGCCCTCCTGCGCAACATCGTCCTGCTCCGCGTGATCGACGGCGGTGCCGACTACGAATACCGCATCGTGGGCGACGACTTCGTCTGGGCTTATGGCCTGCGCTTCCGCGGCATGCGCCTGACCCAGATCGAACGGGCCGACCCCGGCCATGGCGCGCGGATGCGCGAACTCTACGAGCATGTGCGCGTGACGGCCGAGCCGCTCGGCCTGCAGGGCTGGATCGGCCGCGACCGGCCCAATTCGCTGTTCGTCTATTACGAGAGCGTCCTGCTGCCCTTCGCCGATGACGGGCGAACGGTCGACCATGTCCTGGTCTGCGCCTTCCACGTGCCCAAGGCGCCGGAGTGA
- a CDS encoding lysophospholipase, with translation MVRGRTAALFAKACAGLALLLIAACAPVLAPRGIGDAAPALADGALVARDGERLPLRVWAPPGPPKAVIVALHGMGDYSNAFAMPAPFWAGHGIVTLAYDQRGFGRAPNPGLWAGGDTMRRDFADALRAARARYPGLPVYALGESMGGAVVLSALAEPDPPRPDGVILVAPAVWSRSDMPLSYRVVLWLTAHTMPGLTVSGRGVVQIWPSDNIPMLRAYARDPLVQKATRTDAVYGLTNLMDDARKAAPRLGDPPPLLFLYGKNDQVIPAPPTEAVLADLGTKAQVHRYDHGYHMLLRDLEGPAVWQDVVAWIEKGGKQ, from the coding sequence ATGGTTCGAGGACGAACTGCTGCCCTATTTGCGAAAGCGTGTGCGGGCCTTGCTCTCCTCCTGATCGCCGCCTGCGCGCCGGTGCTGGCGCCGCGCGGGATCGGTGATGCGGCGCCCGCGCTCGCGGACGGCGCGCTCGTCGCCCGGGACGGCGAGAGGCTGCCGCTGCGCGTCTGGGCGCCTCCCGGCCCGCCCAAGGCCGTCATCGTCGCGCTGCACGGCATGGGCGATTATTCCAACGCTTTCGCCATGCCCGCGCCGTTCTGGGCGGGACACGGCATCGTCACGCTCGCCTATGATCAGCGCGGCTTCGGCAGGGCGCCGAACCCTGGCTTGTGGGCCGGCGGCGACACGATGCGCCGGGACTTCGCCGATGCGCTCCGCGCCGCGCGCGCCCGCTATCCGGGCCTGCCGGTCTATGCGCTGGGCGAGAGCATGGGCGGCGCCGTCGTGCTCTCGGCGCTGGCGGAGCCCGATCCGCCGCGGCCCGACGGCGTGATCCTGGTGGCGCCGGCCGTGTGGTCGCGCTCCGACATGCCGCTGTCCTATCGCGTGGTGCTCTGGCTCACCGCGCACACAATGCCCGGACTCACGGTCTCCGGCCGGGGCGTGGTGCAGATCTGGCCCTCGGACAACATCCCGATGCTGCGCGCCTATGCGCGCGACCCCTTGGTGCAGAAGGCGACCCGCACCGACGCGGTCTATGGCCTGACCAACCTGATGGACGATGCGCGCAAGGCCGCGCCGCGCCTCGGCGATCCGCCGCCGCTCCTGTTTCTCTATGGCAAGAACGACCAGGTGATCCCCGCGCCGCCCACCGAAGCGGTGCTCGCGGATCTCGGCACGAAGGCCCAGGTCCACCGCTACGATCATGGCTACCATATGCTTTTGCGGGATCTCGAAGGTCCTGCCGTGTGGCAGGATGTGGTGGCGTGGATCGAGAAGGGGGGAAAGCAATGA
- a CDS encoding PAS domain-containing protein has translation MPPVLGSASPNRRDRSSVYVVSLDALDHAILRNAAALWRALKGPRRLPARSQLRPRDMAGFLRNIVLLRVVDGGKDYEYRIAGDAHVQAYGISFKDLRISHIRTAEPALGNMMYSVYEHVRTTAEPFAVRGWVGREIPDARFVYYESAFLPLGEDGETVDHILVVSLYVPRAAD, from the coding sequence ATGCCGCCAGTTCTGGGAAGTGCCTCGCCGAACCGACGCGACCGATCGTCCGTCTACGTTGTTTCGCTCGACGCGCTGGACCATGCGATCCTGCGCAACGCCGCCGCGCTTTGGCGGGCCCTGAAAGGGCCGCGCCGGCTGCCGGCCCGCTCGCAGCTTCGCCCCCGCGACATGGCGGGCTTCCTGCGCAACATCGTCCTGCTTCGCGTCGTGGACGGCGGCAAGGACTACGAATACCGCATCGCCGGCGACGCCCATGTCCAGGCCTATGGCATCTCGTTCAAGGACCTGCGCATCAGCCATATCCGGACGGCGGAGCCCGCGCTCGGCAACATGATGTACAGCGTCTACGAGCACGTCCGCACGACCGCCGAGCCCTTCGCCGTGCGCGGCTGGGTCGGCCGGGAAATCCCCGATGCGCGTTTCGTCTATTACGAAAGCGCCTTCCTGCCGCTGGGCGAAGACGGCGAAACCGTCGACCATATCCTGGTGGTCAGCCTTTATGTCCCACGCGCGGCGGACTGA
- a CDS encoding acyl-CoA dehydrogenase family protein: MPLDLETRDQLLDTVRRFVRETCVPIEAKVAEEDRVPDAVIAQMRELGLFGLSIPVEYGGLGLTMEEEVLVAMELGRTSPAFRSVIGTNVGIGSQGVVMFGNDAQKSEWLPRLASGEVIASFALTEPGAGSDAASVRTTAIRDGDHYVVNGTKRFITNANRAGMFTLMARSNPERKGAGGISAFIVPSNLPGITVGKPEKKMGQQGAHICDIHFDNVRVPASLRLGKEGEGFKVAMQVLDRGRLHISGVCVGVAERLIQDSVNYAREREQFGQKIAEFQLIQGMLADCKTETYAATCMVMDAARKRDRGESITMEAACTKYFASEMVGRVADKAVQIFGGAGYVADYGIERFYRDVRIFRLYEGTSQIQQIVIARALLRSD; encoded by the coding sequence ATGCCGCTCGACCTCGAGACCCGCGACCAGCTTCTGGACACCGTGCGCCGCTTCGTGCGCGAGACCTGCGTGCCGATCGAGGCCAAGGTGGCGGAGGAGGACCGCGTCCCCGACGCGGTGATCGCCCAGATGCGCGAGCTCGGCCTGTTCGGCCTGTCGATCCCGGTCGAATATGGCGGCCTCGGCCTCACCATGGAGGAAGAGGTCCTCGTCGCCATGGAGCTCGGCCGCACCTCGCCGGCCTTCCGCTCGGTGATCGGCACCAATGTCGGCATCGGCAGCCAGGGCGTCGTGATGTTCGGCAACGACGCGCAGAAGTCCGAATGGCTGCCCAGGCTCGCCAGCGGCGAAGTGATCGCGAGCTTCGCGCTGACCGAGCCGGGCGCCGGCTCCGATGCGGCCTCGGTCCGCACCACGGCGATCCGTGACGGCGACCACTATGTCGTCAACGGCACCAAGCGCTTCATCACCAACGCCAACCGCGCCGGCATGTTCACCCTGATGGCGCGCAGCAATCCGGAGCGCAAGGGCGCCGGCGGCATCTCGGCCTTCATCGTGCCGTCGAACCTGCCCGGCATCACGGTCGGCAAGCCCGAGAAGAAGATGGGCCAGCAGGGCGCCCATATCTGCGACATCCACTTCGACAATGTCCGCGTGCCCGCGTCGCTGCGGCTCGGCAAGGAGGGGGAGGGCTTCAAGGTCGCGATGCAGGTCCTCGACCGCGGCCGGCTGCACATCTCGGGCGTCTGCGTCGGCGTCGCCGAGCGCCTCATCCAGGACAGCGTGAACTACGCCCGCGAGCGCGAACAGTTCGGCCAGAAGATCGCCGAGTTCCAGCTCATCCAGGGCATGCTGGCGGACTGCAAGACCGAGACCTATGCCGCGACCTGCATGGTGATGGACGCCGCCCGCAAGCGCGACCGCGGCGAGAGCATCACGATGGAAGCGGCCTGCACCAAATATTTCGCCTCCGAGATGGTCGGCCGCGTCGCCGACAAGGCGGTGCAGATCTTCGGCGGCGCCGGCTATGTCGCCGATTACGGCATCGAGCGCTTCTACCGCGACGTCCGCATTTTCCGGCTCTACGAGGGCACCAGCCAGATCCAGCAGATCGTGATCGCGCGGGCTTTGCTTCGGAGCGATTAG
- a CDS encoding ATP-binding cassette domain-containing protein → MSIVSVENLRKTYRYVRRKPGLSGLFRRDIRVVTAVSGISFEVAQGERVAIIGPNGAGKSTTLKMLSGILEPAGGTAQVLGLVPWKQRRALNRRIGVVFGQRSQLWPELPARDAFALLRRIYDIDRAAFDRRRDQLVERFGLGSLLDQPVQRLSLGQRMRCEIVASLLHGPALLFLDEPTIGLDITAKAAIRDFIREQAGAEGQTVLLTSHDTRDIELVCDRVIVINEGRIVVDQPTDQLRRRFLGHRLVTLRSVAPRLELSLPGVLRRPSGPHIAIFEVDTGKARVEAVVAAALALGGIEDITIEDPPMEEVVRAIYDANGAR, encoded by the coding sequence ATGTCCATCGTCTCCGTCGAGAACCTCCGCAAGACCTATCGCTACGTCCGGCGCAAACCCGGCCTGAGCGGCCTGTTTCGGCGCGACATCCGCGTCGTCACGGCGGTCAGCGGCATCTCCTTCGAAGTCGCGCAGGGCGAACGCGTCGCCATCATCGGGCCGAACGGCGCCGGCAAGTCGACCACGCTCAAGATGCTGTCCGGCATTCTCGAGCCTGCCGGCGGAACCGCGCAGGTGCTTGGACTGGTGCCCTGGAAGCAGCGCCGCGCGCTCAACCGCCGCATCGGCGTGGTGTTCGGGCAGCGCTCGCAGCTCTGGCCCGAACTGCCGGCGCGCGACGCCTTCGCGCTGCTCCGGCGCATCTACGACATCGACCGGGCGGCGTTCGATCGCCGCCGCGACCAGCTCGTCGAACGCTTCGGGCTCGGCAGCCTGCTCGACCAGCCGGTGCAGCGCCTGTCGCTCGGCCAGCGCATGCGCTGCGAGATCGTCGCGAGCCTGCTGCACGGCCCGGCGCTGCTCTTCCTCGATGAGCCGACCATCGGCCTGGACATCACCGCCAAGGCGGCGATCCGCGACTTCATCCGCGAGCAGGCCGGCGCCGAAGGCCAGACCGTGCTGCTGACGTCGCACGACACGCGCGACATCGAGCTCGTCTGCGACCGGGTGATCGTGATCAACGAGGGGCGCATCGTGGTCGACCAGCCGACCGACCAGCTCCGCCGCCGCTTCCTCGGCCATCGCCTGGTGACCCTGCGCTCCGTTGCGCCGCGGCTCGAATTGTCGCTGCCCGGCGTCCTGCGCCGCCCCAGCGGGCCGCATATCGCGATCTTCGAAGTCGACACGGGCAAGGCGCGCGTCGAAGCCGTGGTCGCCGCGGCGCTGGCGCTGGGCGGCATCGAGGACATCACCATCGAAGACCCGCCGATGGAGGAGGTGGTCCGTGCGATCTACGACGCAAACGGCGCGCGCTGA
- a CDS encoding ABC-2 family transporter protein, translated as MGIVSTYAANVRAAIRTSLTDRVNFFLNAFGMVLNDIFFLALWYMFFAGFRRVGGWGLHDVALLLGLVMTIVAVSGVFFGGYRDMAAVILRGELDALLTQPKPVLARLLARESIATAWGDLVMGIWMLATFADLAWRDVPFVLLGLACGTTVYVASAVVYASLAFGFAGARSFARDLTDFMLLFSSYPGSVYSGATRIVAYTLLPAGFVVLAPVSFLRAPSVATLAVLLASAAGYAALALAAFHLGLRRYRRGLVAAA; from the coding sequence ATGGGCATCGTCTCGACCTATGCCGCCAATGTCCGCGCCGCGATCCGCACGTCGCTGACGGACCGCGTCAATTTCTTCCTCAACGCGTTCGGGATGGTCCTGAACGACATCTTCTTCCTGGCGCTCTGGTACATGTTCTTCGCGGGGTTCCGCCGGGTCGGCGGCTGGGGCCTGCACGACGTCGCGCTCCTGCTCGGCCTCGTCATGACGATCGTCGCCGTTTCGGGCGTGTTCTTCGGCGGCTATCGCGACATGGCGGCCGTCATCCTGCGCGGCGAGCTCGACGCGCTGCTGACCCAGCCCAAGCCGGTGCTGGCGCGGCTGCTCGCGCGCGAGAGCATCGCGACCGCCTGGGGCGACCTCGTCATGGGCATCTGGATGCTGGCGACCTTCGCGGACCTTGCCTGGCGCGACGTTCCGTTCGTGCTGCTCGGCCTGGCGTGCGGCACGACGGTCTATGTCGCGTCCGCCGTCGTGTATGCGAGCCTCGCCTTCGGGTTCGCCGGGGCGCGCAGCTTCGCGCGCGACCTGACGGATTTCATGCTGCTGTTCTCGAGCTATCCCGGATCGGTCTATTCCGGCGCGACCAGGATCGTCGCCTATACGTTGCTGCCGGCGGGCTTCGTCGTGCTGGCGCCGGTCTCGTTCCTGCGTGCGCCGTCCGTCGCGACATTGGCGGTGCTGCTTGCCTCGGCGGCCGGCTATGCCGCGCTGGCGCTCGCGGCGTTCCATCTTGGATTGCGGCGCTATCGGCGCGGTCTCGTGGCTGCGGCTTAG
- a CDS encoding uracil-DNA glycosylase family protein has translation MTATPRELARLVAEIRACRICADILDPHPIVHVSPTARLLIASQAPGLRVHRTGISFNDPSGDRLRDWMGVDRATFYDLSRIAITGMAFCFPGYDAAGSDLPPPKICAQHWRHRLMEALPPPRLLLLVGSYAQTWHLGDAAKSNMTETVKAWRDYAPRHIPLPHPSWRNNAWLKKNPWFEDELLPYLRKRVRALLSS, from the coding sequence ATGACCGCCACGCCGCGCGAACTTGCCCGCCTCGTCGCCGAAATCCGCGCCTGCCGCATCTGCGCCGACATCCTCGATCCGCATCCGATCGTGCACGTCTCGCCCACGGCGCGCCTCCTGATCGCTTCGCAGGCGCCGGGCCTGCGCGTCCACCGGACCGGCATCTCCTTCAATGATCCTTCCGGCGACCGGCTGCGCGACTGGATGGGCGTCGACCGCGCGACCTTCTACGATCTCTCGCGCATCGCGATCACCGGCATGGCCTTCTGCTTCCCGGGCTATGACGCCGCCGGCTCCGACCTGCCGCCGCCGAAGATCTGCGCCCAGCATTGGCGCCACCGGCTGATGGAGGCGCTGCCGCCGCCGCGCCTGCTGCTCCTCGTCGGCTCCTATGCGCAGACCTGGCATTTGGGCGACGCCGCGAAATCCAATATGACGGAGACCGTGAAGGCGTGGCGCGACTATGCGCCCCGCCATATCCCGCTGCCGCATCCGTCGTGGCGCAACAATGCTTGGCTGAAGAAGAACCCATGGTTCGAGGACGAACTGCTGCCCTATTTGCGAAAGCGTGTGCGGGCCTTGCTCTCCTCCTGA
- a CDS encoding DUF2182 domain-containing protein, with product MNAVPPVPLLLLLTSALAWTALWRGASAALAMPSLCGTASDLAAAWAAAQLALALHPPLQIALSWLVLLLAMTLPLAAGPAEQLWRRTRHGLALGLFLCSYLAIWLAAGAVLVPLALVIGVAAAALGVPALGLVAALALLWQVMPPKRAALRLSLQAPPHASRSRPMPVVALRFGARAGAGCVGSGWALMLAPLVLNGGSRLVMIAVAALLLMERRAVAGAFAHWRWQRSAGAAPDRRVRVATSADTKHGRADDGIASRSEVQVEARSCGRQLRLPCPATPFHFEVR from the coding sequence ATGAATGCCGTGCCGCCCGTCCCGCTGCTTCTGCTCCTGACGAGCGCGCTGGCCTGGACGGCGCTTTGGCGCGGGGCAAGCGCGGCCTTGGCCATGCCCAGCCTGTGCGGCACCGCTTCCGATCTTGCCGCGGCCTGGGCGGCCGCCCAGCTCGCGCTTGCCTTGCATCCGCCGCTGCAGATCGCCCTGTCCTGGCTCGTCCTGCTTCTTGCGATGACGCTTCCCCTGGCCGCGGGCCCTGCCGAACAATTGTGGCGCCGAACGCGCCATGGCTTGGCGCTGGGTCTGTTCCTCTGTTCATATCTCGCGATCTGGCTGGCGGCAGGTGCGGTGCTGGTGCCGCTGGCACTTGTCATCGGCGTCGCTGCGGCGGCCCTGGGGGTACCGGCACTCGGTCTCGTCGCGGCGCTGGCGCTCTTGTGGCAGGTCATGCCGCCCAAGCGGGCCGCGCTTCGGCTCAGCCTGCAGGCGCCGCCGCATGCCAGTCGCAGCCGGCCGATGCCCGTCGTGGCTCTACGCTTCGGCGCCCGTGCGGGGGCCGGCTGTGTCGGATCCGGCTGGGCCCTGATGCTGGCGCCGCTGGTGCTGAACGGCGGCAGCCGTCTCGTCATGATCGCGGTCGCGGCCCTGCTGCTGATGGAACGCCGAGCGGTGGCCGGCGCATTCGCCCATTGGCGGTGGCAGCGGAGCGCGGGCGCGGCGCCGGATCGCCGGGTTCGGGTGGCGACGAGCGCCGACACGAAACACGGCCGTGCCGATGACGGCATCGCCTCGCGATCGGAAGTCCAAGTGGAAGCGCGCTCCTGCGGCCGCCAGCTCCGCCTGCCGTGCCCCGCGACGCCATTCCACTTCGAAGTGCGCTGA
- a CDS encoding TetR family transcriptional regulator, with amino-acid sequence MRKSSTKAPPKRRRNAAATRDAILASARRAFARSGYDGAGVREIAQGAGVTAMLVNRYFGSKEQLFAEVTADTMAAPIILVPEILGSATPGADIAAALIGLTAAGQTPLDGFLIMLHSASSRRAAEIGRAEIEKGHQKSLTGALSGRFAPQRAALVLSLVAGVQVMRQMIGLSALAQAEPEVLIALLAPLIQQLIDGEDSPAAKRPSARRPSRRGSSR; translated from the coding sequence ATGCGGAAATCCTCCACGAAAGCCCCGCCCAAGCGACGCCGGAACGCGGCCGCGACGCGCGACGCGATCCTCGCTTCGGCGCGACGGGCCTTCGCACGGTCCGGCTATGACGGCGCCGGGGTGCGGGAGATCGCGCAGGGCGCCGGCGTCACCGCGATGCTGGTCAATCGCTATTTCGGCTCGAAGGAGCAGCTCTTCGCGGAGGTCACCGCCGACACCATGGCGGCGCCCATCATCCTCGTGCCGGAGATCCTGGGTTCGGCGACCCCGGGCGCCGACATCGCCGCCGCGCTCATCGGGTTGACCGCGGCGGGGCAGACGCCACTCGACGGCTTCCTGATCATGCTGCACTCGGCCTCCAGCAGGCGCGCCGCCGAAATCGGCCGCGCGGAGATCGAAAAAGGGCATCAGAAGTCGCTGACCGGCGCGCTCAGCGGTCGGTTCGCGCCCCAGCGGGCGGCGCTGGTGCTGTCGCTGGTCGCGGGCGTCCAGGTGATGCGGCAGATGATCGGCCTGTCGGCCCTGGCGCAGGCCGAGCCCGAGGTCCTCATCGCGCTTCTCGCACCGCTCATCCAGCAGCTCATCGACGGCGAGGACTCGCCGGCAGCAAAGAGGCCGAGCGCGCGCCGCCCGAGCCGAAGGGGATCTTCGAGATGA
- a CDS encoding aldo/keto reductase, which yields MTLPKRRLGRQGLEVSAIGLGCMGMSQSYGPADEAESIATLHRAIDLGCTFFDTAENYGPFANEELLGRALKGRRDQVVLATKFGSRFEGNRIVGADSRPENIRRVVEGCLRRLQTDRIDLFYQHRVDPAVPIADVAGAVGDLVAQGKVRFFGLSEAGAANIRRAHAVHPVSALQSEYSLWERNLEPEILPVLRELGIGLVPFCPLGRGFLTGEVKPADDYPEGDHRRTDPRYQAGNFEANVNAMRVVHAVAAQKQATPAQIALAWVLHKGEDFVPIPGTKRRKYLEENLAAQSVTLDAAQMQALDDALAPGKIAGPRYVPWIMATIDR from the coding sequence ATGACGCTCCCCAAACGCAGGCTTGGCCGTCAGGGCCTCGAGGTCTCGGCCATCGGTCTCGGCTGTATGGGCATGAGCCAGTCCTACGGGCCGGCGGACGAGGCGGAGTCGATCGCGACCCTGCACCGCGCCATCGATCTGGGCTGCACCTTCTTCGATACGGCGGAGAATTACGGGCCCTTCGCCAACGAGGAATTGCTCGGCCGCGCGCTCAAGGGGCGCCGCGACCAGGTGGTGCTGGCGACCAAGTTCGGCTCCCGCTTCGAAGGCAACCGGATCGTCGGCGCGGACAGCCGGCCCGAGAACATCCGCCGGGTGGTCGAAGGCTGCTTGCGGCGGCTGCAGACCGACCGCATCGATCTGTTCTACCAGCATCGCGTCGATCCCGCCGTGCCCATCGCCGACGTGGCAGGCGCGGTCGGCGACCTCGTCGCCCAAGGCAAGGTCCGCTTTTTCGGCCTGTCGGAAGCAGGGGCCGCCAACATCCGCCGCGCCCATGCCGTCCACCCGGTCTCCGCGCTGCAAAGCGAATATTCCCTGTGGGAGCGGAATCTGGAGCCGGAGATCCTCCCCGTGCTGCGCGAGCTGGGCATCGGGCTGGTGCCGTTCTGCCCGCTCGGCCGCGGCTTTCTGACCGGCGAGGTCAAGCCTGCCGACGACTATCCGGAGGGCGATCACCGCCGCACCGATCCGCGCTACCAGGCCGGCAATTTCGAGGCGAATGTGAACGCCATGCGGGTCGTGCACGCGGTCGCGGCGCAAAAGCAGGCGACGCCGGCCCAGATCGCGCTCGCCTGGGTGCTCCACAAGGGCGAGGATTTCGTGCCGATCCCCGGCACCAAGCGGCGGAAATATCTGGAGGAGAACCTCGCGGCGCAGTCCGTCACGCTCGATGCCGCGCAGATGCAAGCGCTCGACGACGCGCTCGCGCCGGGAAAGATCGCAGGCCCGCGCTACGTGCCGTGGATCATGGCCACCATCGACCGCTGA
- a CDS encoding PIN domain-containing protein — protein sequence MLDSSAILAVALREPGADAVVRIAASALMSSANLAEVLLVASRKGLDSEAICHDVLGLGLDIVPVTIGHARIAAQIWRAHPTLNLSLGDKLCLALAFDKNAEIMTSDREMTRVGMDLTITLFR from the coding sequence GTGCTCGACAGCTCCGCGATCCTGGCCGTCGCATTGCGCGAGCCGGGCGCCGACGCCGTCGTCCGGATCGCGGCATCGGCTTTGATGTCGTCGGCCAATCTTGCCGAAGTGCTGCTCGTCGCGTCTCGCAAAGGCTTGGATAGCGAAGCGATCTGCCACGATGTTCTCGGTCTTGGTCTGGACATCGTTCCGGTCACGATTGGCCACGCTCGTATTGCCGCGCAGATCTGGCGTGCCCATCCGACGCTGAATCTCTCCCTTGGCGACAAACTGTGTCTCGCCCTGGCATTCGACAAGAATGCCGAGATCATGACCTCCGATCGCGAGATGACGAGGGTCGGGATGGATTTGACCATCACTCTTTTCCGATGA